Proteins co-encoded in one Pocillopora verrucosa isolate sample1 chromosome 1, ASM3666991v2, whole genome shotgun sequence genomic window:
- the LOC131796969 gene encoding lysM and putative peptidoglycan-binding domain-containing protein 2, protein MAEGERQNLFSDRGQRNYKSNPLLNSFKKNEASERSSLSESIEAPKSYGATRNPLQPQCDVKLIGHVVEPTDTLQGLAIKYGVTVEQLKRANKIWANDNIHLFKILKIPVRKDSKHYIEDSEFSEDESGTDDSGINEDRGTINSEARVDKGNKSGHMCDGSLEESRETEGERQQQNTASSFLEQLDARIKSSKKESEKLRTVSGPKVIADLERAHASSLTSEDDLFRPLEAGSSRRQRGQVLASKRHVRKEKTAVQDADDQFFEL, encoded by the exons ATGGCGGAAGGAGAAAGGCAGAATTTATTTTCCGATCGTGGACAGCGAAACTATAAATCAAATCCCCTACTCAATTCATTCAAGAAAAATGAAGCCTCAGAGAGAAGTTCTTTGTCAGAGAGCATTGAGGCACCAAAATCTTATGGGGCTACTCGGAATCCACTGCAACCGCAATGCGACGTGAAGTTGATAGGTCATGTTGTGGAACCTACCGACACATTGCAAGGACTTGCTATAAAATATGGGGTGACG GTTGAACAGTTAAAAAGAGCAAACAAAATTTGGGCAAATGACAATATACACTTGTTTAAAATCCTAAAAATTCCAGTTAGGAAGGACTCAAAACACTACATAGAAGACTCTGAATTTTCTGAAGATGAATCAGGGACAGATGATAGTGGTATAAATGAAGACAGAGGCACAATCAATTCTGAAGCAAGAGttgacaaaggaaataaaagtggTCACATGTGTGATGGATCTCTTGAGGAATCCAGAGAAACAGAAGGGGAGagacaacaacaaaacacaGCTTCCAGTTTTCTGGAGCAACTTGATGCACGGATAAAAAGCTCTAAAAAGGAATCTGAGAAACTAAG AACTGTTTCAGGACCTAAAGTTATTGCAGATTTAGAAAGAGCACATGCCAGCAGTCTCACATCTGAAGATGATTTGTTTCGACCACTTGAAGCTGGATCTTCAAGGCGACAAAGAGGACAAGTACTTGCATCTAAAAGGCATGTAAGAAAGGAGAAAACTGCTGTCCAGGATGCCGATGATCAGTTCTTTGAGCTTTGA
- the LOC131796964 gene encoding uncharacterized protein isoform X1, translating into MGNKQTSQLEPIKLSPHNESLSKLFKELAEVTDGISSIRKEVFQNYFRSEVNEFDEPLFSLIALSGGCDRNAVQLGCDEFVNGFDVFLEKGATSAGRLELYFALFSDGQSTMSFTDLVEMFHISRSLAVVVAGTALQSSKPESQTIADVWARSIIGDDDNTQVDCQTFCSWAKQNCPRVFDGIHCWMRKMLLQRGNSAAAATPEGFPAIPRVLDPIHSHSLLNTETLWILSTILPHCFIRGTPLTFNTGSLQSEVLEERIANPVERCKEWTLLYDSREHGQSLNRFKHHCMDYRGPTVALLKVGKEGLLIAAIDVEWRESSSSWGNSGCRIIQVRPKFRVLRAGPNLIFFNERARGLPSGIVLGQTSRPCVTLDADLTAAKLHYQMDLTPQTINKIEVWGCGGQELKAKQQKQQQWERKQAEKLQKVKRPGRWDENPDRAILDMAGVTTNHSQR; encoded by the exons ATGGGGAACAAGCAGACCTCCCAGCTAGAGCCAATCAAGCTATCACCACACAACGAAAGCCTTTCGAAATTATTTAAG GAACTTGCTGAAGTTACAGATGGAATATCATCCATAAGAAAAGAAGTATTTCAG aactACTTCAGATCTGAAGTAAATGAATTTGATGAGCCACTCTTCTCACTTATAGCATTAAGTGGAGGATGTGACAGGAATGCAGTGCAACTAGGATGTGATGAGTTTGTCAATGGATTTGATGTTTTCTTAGAAAAAG GAGCAACATCTGCAGGAAGATTAGAATTATACTTTGCACTGTTTAGTGATGGACAATCAACCATGTCATTTACAG ATCTGGTGGAGATGTTCCATATCTCACGATCTCTTGCTGTTGTTGTGGCTGGTACTGCCCTTCAGAGTTCTAAGCCTGAATCACAAACAATAGCAGATGTGTGGGCAAGGTCAATT attgGTGATGATGACAACACTCAGGTAGACTGTCAAACATTTTGTAGCTGGGCCAAACAAAACTGCCCAAGAGTGTTTGATGGAATTCACTGCTGGATGAGGAAAATGCTCCTGCAAAGAGGAAATTCAGCTGCAGCAGCCACTCCAGAG GGATTTCCAGCAATACCACGCGTCTTAGATCCAATACACAGCCATTCCTTACTGAATACAGAAACCCTGTGGATTCTCTCTACCATCCTGCCACATTGCTTCATAAGGGGTACCCCTTTAACATTCAACACAGGCAGTCTCCAGTCAGAAGTCTTAGAAGAAAGAATTGCAAACCCTGTAGAGAGA TGTAAAGAATGGACCTTACTCTATGATAGTCGTGAACATGGTCAGAGTTTAAACAG gTTCAAGCATCACTGCATGGATTACCGTGGACCTACTGTCGCTCTGTTAAAGGTTGGAAAGGAAGGATTACTCATTGCAGCTATTGATGTCGAATGGAG GGAATCATCATCAAGCTGGGGAAATTCTGGATGTAGGATTATTCAAGTGAGACCCAAGTTTCGGGTGTTAAGAG CTGGTCCAAACTTGATCTTCTTTAACGAGAGGGCGAGAGGTTTGCCATCAGGGATAGTTCTGGGTCAGACTTCAAGGCCTTGTGTCACACTGGATGCTGATTTAACTGCTGCTAAACTTCATTATCAGATGGATTTGACGCCACAGACCATCAACAAAATAGAG GTTTGGGGATGTGGTGGACAAGAATTGaaagcaaaacagcaaaaacaacaacaatgggAACGAAAACAAGCAGAGAAACttcaaaag GTAAAGCGACCCGGGAGGTGGGATGAAAACCCAGACAGAGCGATTCTGGACATGGCCGGTGTCACTACAAACCACAGTCAACGATAA
- the LOC131796964 gene encoding uncharacterized protein isoform X2, with amino-acid sequence MGNKQTSQLEPIKLSPHNESLSKLFKNYFRSEVNEFDEPLFSLIALSGGCDRNAVQLGCDEFVNGFDVFLEKGATSAGRLELYFALFSDGQSTMSFTDLVEMFHISRSLAVVVAGTALQSSKPESQTIADVWARSIIGDDDNTQVDCQTFCSWAKQNCPRVFDGIHCWMRKMLLQRGNSAAAATPEGFPAIPRVLDPIHSHSLLNTETLWILSTILPHCFIRGTPLTFNTGSLQSEVLEERIANPVERCKEWTLLYDSREHGQSLNRFKHHCMDYRGPTVALLKVGKEGLLIAAIDVEWRESSSSWGNSGCRIIQVRPKFRVLRAGPNLIFFNERARGLPSGIVLGQTSRPCVTLDADLTAAKLHYQMDLTPQTINKIEVWGCGGQELKAKQQKQQQWERKQAEKLQKVKRPGRWDENPDRAILDMAGVTTNHSQR; translated from the exons ATGGGGAACAAGCAGACCTCCCAGCTAGAGCCAATCAAGCTATCACCACACAACGAAAGCCTTTCGAAATTATTTAAG aactACTTCAGATCTGAAGTAAATGAATTTGATGAGCCACTCTTCTCACTTATAGCATTAAGTGGAGGATGTGACAGGAATGCAGTGCAACTAGGATGTGATGAGTTTGTCAATGGATTTGATGTTTTCTTAGAAAAAG GAGCAACATCTGCAGGAAGATTAGAATTATACTTTGCACTGTTTAGTGATGGACAATCAACCATGTCATTTACAG ATCTGGTGGAGATGTTCCATATCTCACGATCTCTTGCTGTTGTTGTGGCTGGTACTGCCCTTCAGAGTTCTAAGCCTGAATCACAAACAATAGCAGATGTGTGGGCAAGGTCAATT attgGTGATGATGACAACACTCAGGTAGACTGTCAAACATTTTGTAGCTGGGCCAAACAAAACTGCCCAAGAGTGTTTGATGGAATTCACTGCTGGATGAGGAAAATGCTCCTGCAAAGAGGAAATTCAGCTGCAGCAGCCACTCCAGAG GGATTTCCAGCAATACCACGCGTCTTAGATCCAATACACAGCCATTCCTTACTGAATACAGAAACCCTGTGGATTCTCTCTACCATCCTGCCACATTGCTTCATAAGGGGTACCCCTTTAACATTCAACACAGGCAGTCTCCAGTCAGAAGTCTTAGAAGAAAGAATTGCAAACCCTGTAGAGAGA TGTAAAGAATGGACCTTACTCTATGATAGTCGTGAACATGGTCAGAGTTTAAACAG gTTCAAGCATCACTGCATGGATTACCGTGGACCTACTGTCGCTCTGTTAAAGGTTGGAAAGGAAGGATTACTCATTGCAGCTATTGATGTCGAATGGAG GGAATCATCATCAAGCTGGGGAAATTCTGGATGTAGGATTATTCAAGTGAGACCCAAGTTTCGGGTGTTAAGAG CTGGTCCAAACTTGATCTTCTTTAACGAGAGGGCGAGAGGTTTGCCATCAGGGATAGTTCTGGGTCAGACTTCAAGGCCTTGTGTCACACTGGATGCTGATTTAACTGCTGCTAAACTTCATTATCAGATGGATTTGACGCCACAGACCATCAACAAAATAGAG GTTTGGGGATGTGGTGGACAAGAATTGaaagcaaaacagcaaaaacaacaacaatgggAACGAAAACAAGCAGAGAAACttcaaaag GTAAAGCGACCCGGGAGGTGGGATGAAAACCCAGACAGAGCGATTCTGGACATGGCCGGTGTCACTACAAACCACAGTCAACGATAA